From the genome of Vigna angularis cultivar LongXiaoDou No.4 chromosome 11, ASM1680809v1, whole genome shotgun sequence, one region includes:
- the LOC108332382 gene encoding transcription initiation factor IIA large subunit: MAASTSQVYIDVIEDVMVKVRDEFVNNGGPGEEVLRELQAMWESKMMQAGAVLGPIERSTAAKPTPGGPITPVHDLNMPYEGPYEGTEEYETETPTAEMLFPPTPLQTPIQTPLPVTGDNSTYNIPTGPSDYPSSGNDNGNADGKGGRPAPYMQPTSPWMNPRPSLDVNVAYVEGRDEADRGTSNQPLTQDFFTMSSGKRKRNDLTSQYNAGGYIPQQDGAGDATLGDFEIEVNGGHISINAHHTISKGKMPADLERLTSTIPQLDGPIPYDEDVLSPPNVYNYGEVFSEDYNISNTPAPPEVPASTPALVAQNEAGNDYDDDDDEPPLNEEDDDDLDDIEQVDDQNTHHLVLAQFDKVTRTKSRWKCTLKDGIMHINNKDILFNKATGEFDF; this comes from the exons ATGGCGGCTTCCACCAGCCAGGTCTACATCGATGTAATCGAGGATGTCATGGTCAAAGTCCGAGACGAGTTCGTCAATAACGGAGGTCCCGGCGAGGAAGTTCTCAGGGAACTTCAAGCT ATGTGGGAATCAAAGATGATGCAAGCTGGCGCTGTGCTGGGTCCCATAGAAAGGTCTACTGCGGCTAAGCCAACTCCCGGTGGTCCTATTACTCCTGTTCATGATCTTAATATGCCGTATGAGGGACCGTACGAGGGGACCGAGGAGTATGAGACTGAGACTCCTACTGCTGAAATGCTTTTTCCCCCT ACGCCATTGCAAACGCCAATTCAGACCCCTTTACCTGTGACTGGGGATAACTCAACTTATAACATTCCTACTGGACCAAGTGACTATCCCTCCTCTGGAAATGATAATGGAAATGCTGATGGGAAAGGAGGAAGACCTGCTCCATACATG CAACCTACTTCTCCTTGGATGAACCCGAGGCCCTCACTTGATGTCAATGTTG CTTATGTGGAAGGGCGGGATGAGGCAGACAGAGGAACTTCTAATCAACCTCTGACACAG GACTTCTTCACTATGTCATCAGGAAAGAGAAAACGCAATGATTTGACTTCTCAATATAATGCTGGTGGATATATACCTCAACAAGATGGAGCTGGGGATGCGACTCTTGGAGATTTTGAAATTGAG GTAAATGGGGGGCACATCTCCATTAATGCACATCACACTATTTCGAAAGGGAAAATGCCAGCAGATTTGGAGAGGTTGACTTCTACAATTCCTCAACTTGATGGACCAATTCCATATGATGAGGATGTGCTTTCTCCTCCAAAT GTATACAACTATGGAGAAGTGTTCAGTGAAGACTACAACATTTCTAATACGCCAGCTCCTCCTG aaGTGCCAGCTAGCACCCCTGCTCTTGTGGCTCAGAATGAAGCGGGAAATGATTATGATGACGACGATGATGAACCTCCattaaatgaagaagatgatgatgatttgGATGACATAGAACAAGTAGATGATCAAAATACACATCATCTTGTTTTGGCACAGTTTGATAAG GTGACTCGTACCAAGAGCAGGTGGAAATGCACATTAAAAGATGGTATCATGCACATAAATAATAAGGACATTCTCTTCAACAAG GCGACAGGAGAGTTTGACTTCTGA